The following nucleotide sequence is from Paenibacillus andongensis.
TCAAGTATTAGATAGTTTGTCCATGCCATTTGTTACTCAAGTTATGGATTGGATCATGTATGGGCCATTGTTAGTGTCGGGGACAGAGGAATACGTAATGGCAATGATTATTTTGCTGGGCTGGATACCTCTCGAATCTCTGCTTCTGTCCAAAGTGGGAACAACCCCAGGCAAATTTATATTCGGGGTAAAGGTAAGAAATCCAGATGGATCTAAGCTTTCTTTACGACAAGCTTGCAAAAGAAGCTTTCTTGTTTGGTGGCGTGGGGAGGCCGCTGGCGTTCCAATAATTTATTTAATTACGTATGCGTGTGGCTATCAAACATTGAAGAAAAAACTGCGACAGACTACATGGGATCGGGAAATGAAGGTTGTTGTATCTCATCGGACTACTTCATTTTGGCTTGAAGCTCTAAATTTTCTTATAGTAGCTGGACTTGTGTACTACTACTTTTTCGGGTAATAGCGAGTAGGATAGTTAAGGGGGCTGAGAATGAAGCTTATTAAAGTGCCAATGATGTCAACACTCATTGTTTAAGGCTTTTCTTTGGTCGGTACTTTGGGTTCAAACAATATATTTTCTTGACCTCCAACAGGAATTATGTGTGACAAGAACATATATCGTTTGCCGAATGATGACAAGAACTTGTATTGTTATACGTAACTGAAAACCCTTCTCAACACCAGGTTAAATTAGAATGAAACGTAAGTTGTTAAGGGGCAACGATTAAGCTAAAGGGCAGGATAATGGGAATATTTGGAGAAGTATGCCACTTGAAGACAACCGCCTAGGAGAATCGGAAGAAAGTCTTGAAGTTTTGATGTAAAAGGCATTCACTCAAATGGGTGAATGCCTTTTTGTATATTGAATAGATCAAAGACTCAATAAGGTAATTCAGCTATTCTAGCTAATAGCTTGTCAATATTTAATTATTAATGGCGGATTCGTGAGGTGGTATATTAATTTTGGAATAGTAAGGTTGAATTTGTCGATAAATGAAAAATATATAACTTTATATGTTGTGAAATATAACATGTAATGCATTAATTCTTGGAATGTGTCTAATTTATGTTAGGTATATTGACATAAAATTCCGATTTCATTATTATAATTATGTAAGGTTCATGTTATTAAAAATTCCGATTGAGTAGTTTTTGTATGAATTTCGTCTCTTAACCGAAGTTCTGAATGCTGCGATA
It contains:
- a CDS encoding RDD family protein, translated to MIEWFYKHEKDKYGPFTAEEIRDLISAGQIKRGTLLRKHKFGEWLAAEIYTQFDWNEEKTHVRPWLRLWARYLDTLLCVCLIQVLDSLSMPFVTQVMDWIMYGPLLVSGTEEYVMAMIILLGWIPLESLLLSKVGTTPGKFIFGVKVRNPDGSKLSLRQACKRSFLVWWRGEAAGVPIIYLITYACGYQTLKKKLRQTTWDREMKVVVSHRTTSFWLEALNFLIVAGLVYYYFFG